Proteins from a genomic interval of Pseudomonas anuradhapurensis:
- the rpmD gene encoding 50S ribosomal protein L30, which yields MATVKVTLIKSTAGRLPNHKLCVKGLGLRRIGHTVEVQDTPENRGMINKAYYMLKVEG from the coding sequence ATGGCAACCGTAAAAGTAACGCTGATCAAGAGCACTGCCGGCCGTCTGCCTAACCACAAACTGTGCGTTAAAGGCCTGGGTCTGCGTCGCATCGGTCACACTGTAGAAGTCCAGGATACTCCCGAAAACCGCGGGATGATCAACAAGGCTTACTACATGCTGAAGGTCGAGGGTTAA
- the rplN gene encoding 50S ribosomal protein L14, protein MIQTQSMLDVADNSGARRVMCIKVLGGSHRRYAGIGDIIKVTVKEAIPRGKVKKGQVMTAVVVRTRHGVRRADGSIIRFDGNAAVLLNNKQEPIGTRIFGPVTRELRSEKFMKIVSLAPEVL, encoded by the coding sequence ATGATTCAGACTCAATCCATGCTCGATGTGGCCGATAACAGCGGCGCTCGTCGCGTCATGTGCATCAAGGTACTCGGCGGTTCGCACCGCCGTTACGCCGGCATCGGTGACATCATCAAAGTAACCGTCAAGGAAGCAATTCCGCGCGGCAAGGTCAAGAAAGGCCAGGTGATGACCGCTGTTGTCGTCCGCACCCGTCACGGTGTTCGTCGCGCCGACGGTTCCATCATTCGTTTCGACGGCAACGCTGCTGTTCTGCTGAACAACAAGCAAGAGCCGATCGGCACTCGCATCTTCGGGCCAGTGACCCGTGAGCTTCGTTCCGAGAAGTTCATGAAGATCGTCTCGCTCGCCCCTGAAGTGCTGTAA
- the rplE gene encoding 50S ribosomal protein L5 yields MARLKEIYRNEIAPKLKEELKLSNVMEVPRVTKITLNMGLGEAIGDKKVIEHAVADLEKITGQKPVVTFARKSIAGFKVREGWPIGVKVTLRRDKMYEFLDRLLAISLPRVRDFRGLNAKSFDGRGNYSMGVKEQIIFPEIDYDKIDALRGLDITLTTTARSDDEGRALLRAFKFPFRN; encoded by the coding sequence ATGGCACGACTGAAAGAGATTTACCGGAACGAAATCGCTCCTAAGCTTAAGGAAGAACTTAAGCTGTCGAACGTGATGGAAGTTCCGCGCGTTACCAAGATCACCCTGAACATGGGTCTGGGCGAAGCGATCGGCGACAAGAAAGTCATCGAGCACGCTGTTGCCGACCTGGAAAAGATCACCGGTCAAAAGCCGGTCGTGACTTTCGCTCGTAAATCCATCGCGGGCTTCAAAGTCCGTGAGGGCTGGCCGATCGGCGTCAAGGTGACCCTGCGTCGCGACAAGATGTACGAATTCCTGGACCGCCTGCTGGCGATCTCCCTGCCTCGGGTACGCGACTTCCGCGGCCTGAATGCCAAGTCCTTCGATGGCCGTGGCAACTACAGCATGGGCGTGAAAGAGCAGATCATCTTCCCGGAAATCGACTACGACAAGATCGATGCTCTGCGCGGTTTGGACATCACCCTGACCACCACTGCTCGTTCGGACGACGAAGGCCGCGCTCTGCTGCGTGCTTTCAAGTTCCCGTTCCGCAACTGA
- the rpsQ gene encoding 30S ribosomal protein S17, with protein MAEAEKTVRTLTGRVVSDKMDKTITVLIERRVKHPIYGKYVKRSTKLHAHDESNQCKIGDKVSIRETRPLAKTKSWALVEVLERAVEV; from the coding sequence ATGGCTGAAGCTGAAAAAACCGTCCGTACGCTGACTGGCCGTGTCGTCAGCGACAAAATGGACAAGACCATCACCGTTCTGATCGAGCGTCGCGTCAAGCACCCGATCTACGGTAAATACGTTAAGCGTTCGACTAAGCTGCACGCGCACGACGAATCCAACCAGTGCAAAATCGGCGACAAGGTTTCCATCCGTGAAACCCGTCCGCTGGCCAAGACCAAGTCCTGGGCACTGGTTGAAGTCCTCGAACGCGCTGTTGAAGTCTAA
- the rpsM gene encoding 30S ribosomal protein S13, translated as MARIAGVNIPDNKHAVISLTYIYGVGRTTAQKICADAGVNPAAKIKDLSDEQIETLRGEVAKFTTEGDLRRDINMKIKRLMDLGCYRGLRHRKGLPVRGQRTKTNARTRKGPRKPIRK; from the coding sequence ATGGCCCGTATTGCAGGCGTCAACATTCCAGATAACAAGCATGCTGTTATCTCGCTGACCTACATCTATGGTGTCGGTCGCACTACTGCACAGAAGATCTGTGCAGACGCTGGTGTAAACCCAGCCGCTAAGATCAAGGATCTGAGCGACGAGCAAATCGAAACCCTGCGTGGCGAAGTCGCGAAGTTCACCACCGAAGGTGACCTGCGTCGTGACATCAACATGAAGATCAAGCGCTTGATGGACCTGGGTTGCTACCGCGGCCTGCGTCATCGTAAAGGTCTGCCGGTTCGCGGTCAGCGCACCAAGACCAACGCACGCACCCGTAAGGGCCCGCGTAAGCCGATCCGCAAGTAA
- the secY gene encoding preprotein translocase subunit SecY, with product MAKQGALSSLGKGGMSELWARLRFLFMAIIVYRIGAHIPVPGINPDRLADLFRQNEGTILSLFNMFSGGALERMSIFALGIMPYISASIIMQLMTAVSPQLEQLKKEGEAGRRKISQYTRYGTVILALVQAIGMSIGLANQGVAFSVGLGFHVVAVSTFVAGAMFMMWLGEQITERGVGNGISMLIFAGIVAGLPRAIGQSFESARTGDINIFALVAIGLLAVAIIGFVVFIERGQRRIAVHYAKRQQGRKVFAAQTSHLPLKVNMAGVIPAIFASSILLFPASLGAWFGQSEGMGWLQDISQSIAPGQPLNILLFSAGIIFFCFFYTALMFNPKDVAENLKKSGAFIPGIRPGEQSARYIDGVLTRLTMFGALYMMAVCLLPQFLVVAANVPFYLGGTSLLIVVVVVMDFMSQVQSHLVSHQYESLMKKANLKGYGGSGLLR from the coding sequence ATGGCTAAGCAAGGTGCTCTCTCTTCGCTCGGTAAGGGCGGGATGTCGGAACTCTGGGCTCGTCTGCGCTTTCTGTTCATGGCGATCATCGTCTATCGGATAGGTGCGCATATCCCGGTTCCTGGCATCAATCCAGACCGTCTGGCGGATCTGTTTCGGCAGAATGAGGGGACCATTCTTAGCTTGTTCAACATGTTTTCCGGTGGCGCGCTCGAGCGCATGAGCATCTTTGCACTGGGGATCATGCCGTACATCTCGGCATCGATCATCATGCAGCTGATGACGGCGGTCAGCCCGCAACTGGAGCAGTTGAAGAAGGAAGGTGAAGCTGGCCGTCGCAAGATCAGCCAGTACACCCGCTACGGCACCGTTATCCTGGCACTGGTCCAAGCCATTGGCATGTCCATTGGCCTGGCCAACCAGGGCGTGGCGTTTTCTGTAGGTCTGGGCTTCCATGTCGTCGCCGTCTCCACCTTCGTGGCAGGCGCGATGTTCATGATGTGGCTGGGCGAGCAGATCACCGAGCGCGGTGTGGGCAACGGTATCTCGATGTTGATCTTCGCAGGTATCGTTGCCGGTCTTCCGAGAGCAATCGGGCAGTCTTTCGAGTCTGCACGCACAGGCGATATCAACATTTTCGCCCTGGTCGCTATCGGTTTGCTGGCAGTAGCGATTATCGGCTTCGTGGTGTTCATTGAGCGTGGTCAGCGTCGTATCGCCGTTCACTACGCCAAGCGTCAGCAGGGCCGCAAGGTCTTCGCTGCGCAGACCAGCCACCTGCCGCTGAAGGTGAACATGGCGGGGGTTATCCCGGCCATTTTCGCGAGCAGCATTCTGCTGTTCCCGGCTTCGCTGGGTGCCTGGTTCGGTCAGTCCGAAGGTATGGGCTGGCTGCAGGACATCTCGCAGTCGATCGCTCCTGGTCAGCCGTTGAACATTCTGCTGTTTAGTGCAGGGATCATTTTCTTCTGCTTCTTCTACACAGCGCTGATGTTCAACCCGAAAGACGTAGCGGAAAACCTGAAGAAGTCCGGTGCCTTTATTCCGGGTATCCGTCCTGGTGAGCAGTCGGCACGCTACATTGATGGCGTTCTGACCCGTCTGACCATGTTCGGTGCTCTTTACATGATGGCCGTCTGCCTTCTGCCCCAGTTCCTGGTGGTGGCAGCAAATGTGCCGTTCTACCTTGGCGGGACCTCGTTGCTGATTGTGGTAGTGGTTGTGATGGACTTCATGTCCCAAGTACAATCGCACCTCGTTTCGCACCAGTACGAATCCCTGATGAAGAAAGCCAACCTGAAAGGCTACGGTGGCAGCGGTTTGCTGCGCTGA
- the rplB gene encoding 50S ribosomal protein L2 — translation MAIVKCKPTSPGRRFVVKVVNQELHKGAPHAPLIEKKSKSGGRNNNGRITTRHVGGGHKQHYRLVDFRRNDKDGIPATVERIEYDPNRTAHIALLCYADGERRYIIAPKGVSAGDQLIAGALAPIKAGNSLQLRNIPVGSTVHGIELKPGKGAQIARSAGASAQLIAREGVYVTLRLRSGEMRKVLAECRATLGEVSNSEHSLRSLGKAGAKRWRGVRPTVRGVAMNPVDHPHGGGEGRTSGGRHPVSPWGFPTKGAKTRGNKRTDNMIVRRRK, via the coding sequence ATGGCAATCGTTAAATGCAAACCGACTTCCCCTGGCCGCCGTTTCGTGGTCAAGGTGGTCAACCAGGAGCTGCACAAAGGCGCTCCTCACGCACCGCTGATCGAGAAGAAATCGAAGTCTGGTGGTCGTAACAACAATGGCCGCATCACCACTCGTCACGTTGGTGGTGGTCATAAGCAGCATTACCGTCTGGTCGACTTCCGTCGCAACGACAAAGATGGCATTCCAGCCACTGTCGAGCGTATCGAATACGACCCGAACCGTACTGCTCACATCGCCCTGCTGTGCTACGCAGACGGTGAGCGTCGCTACATCATCGCCCCTAAAGGCGTGAGCGCTGGCGACCAGCTGATCGCAGGTGCCCTGGCCCCAATCAAGGCCGGTAACTCCCTGCAGCTGCGCAACATTCCAGTAGGTAGCACCGTTCACGGCATCGAACTGAAGCCGGGCAAAGGTGCTCAGATCGCTCGTTCCGCTGGTGCTTCGGCTCAGCTGATCGCTCGCGAAGGTGTCTACGTGACCCTGCGTCTGCGCTCTGGTGAAATGCGTAAAGTCCTGGCTGAGTGCCGTGCGACCCTGGGCGAAGTCTCGAACTCCGAGCACAGCCTGCGTTCGCTGGGTAAAGCTGGTGCCAAACGCTGGCGCGGCGTTCGCCCAACCGTTCGTGGTGTTGCCATGAACCCGGTTGACCACCCACACGGTGGTGGTGAAGGTCGTACCTCCGGTGGTCGTCATCCGGTATCGCCATGGGGCTTCCCAACCAAGGGTGCGAAGACCCGTGGTAATAAGCGTACCGACAATATGATCGTCCGTCGTCGCAAGTAA
- the rpsH gene encoding 30S ribosomal protein S8, which produces MSMQDPLADMLTRIRNAQMAEKSVVSMPSSTLKVAVAKVLKDEGYIAGYQVTGEAKPSLSIELKYFEGRPVIEELKRSSRPGLRQYKSVAELPKVRGGLGVSIVSTNKGVMTDRAARAAGVGGEVLCTVF; this is translated from the coding sequence ATGAGTATGCAGGACCCGTTAGCGGACATGCTAACTCGCATCCGTAATGCCCAGATGGCTGAAAAGTCCGTCGTAAGCATGCCTTCCTCCACCCTGAAGGTCGCGGTTGCCAAAGTTCTGAAGGACGAAGGTTACATCGCTGGCTACCAGGTAACTGGTGAGGCCAAGCCTTCCCTGTCGATCGAACTGAAGTACTTCGAAGGCCGTCCGGTCATCGAGGAACTGAAGCGCTCCAGCCGTCCAGGCCTGCGCCAGTACAAGTCCGTCGCAGAGCTGCCGAAAGTACGTGGCGGCCTGGGCGTGTCTATCGTCTCCACCAACAAAGGTGTGATGACTGATCGCGCTGCGCGCGCTGCCGGTGTCGGCGGCGAAGTTCTGTGCACAGTGTTCTAA
- the rpsS gene encoding 30S ribosomal protein S19 has translation MPRSLKKGPFIDLHLLKKVEVAVEKNDRKPVKTWSRRSMILPQMVGLTIAVHNGRQHVPVLVNEDMVGHKLGEFAGTRTYRGHVADKKAKR, from the coding sequence GTGCCACGTTCTCTGAAAAAAGGTCCTTTTATCGATCTTCACCTGCTGAAGAAGGTCGAAGTGGCGGTGGAGAAGAACGATCGCAAGCCAGTTAAAACCTGGTCGCGCCGTTCGATGATCCTGCCACAAATGGTCGGTCTGACCATCGCGGTACACAACGGTCGTCAACATGTCCCAGTTCTGGTGAACGAAGACATGGTCGGCCACAAACTGGGCGAGTTCGCCGGTACCCGCACCTACCGCGGGCACGTGGCTGACAAGAAAGCCAAGCGTTAA
- the rpmJ gene encoding 50S ribosomal protein L36 → MKVRASVKKLCRNCKIIRREGVVRVICSAEPRHKQRQG, encoded by the coding sequence ATGAAAGTTCGTGCATCGGTGAAAAAGCTGTGCCGTAACTGCAAGATCATCCGTCGCGAAGGCGTCGTACGAGTGATCTGCAGCGCGGAACCGCGTCACAAACAGCGCCAAGGCTGA
- the rplP gene encoding 50S ribosomal protein L16: MLQPKRTKFRKQMTGHNRGLALRGSKVSFGEFALKAVARGRLTARQIESARRALTRHVKRGGKIWIRVFPDKPISKKPLEVRMGKGKGSVEYWVAQIQPGKVLYEIEGVSEELAREAFALAAAKLPLATSFVKRTVM; the protein is encoded by the coding sequence ATGTTGCAACCAAAGCGTACAAAATTCCGCAAGCAGATGACTGGCCACAACCGTGGTCTGGCACTGCGCGGTAGCAAAGTCAGCTTCGGCGAGTTCGCCCTGAAAGCTGTTGCTCGCGGTCGCCTCACCGCTCGCCAGATCGAGTCCGCACGTCGTGCGCTGACCCGTCACGTTAAACGTGGCGGCAAGATCTGGATCCGTGTGTTCCCGGACAAGCCGATCTCCAAGAAGCCTCTCGAGGTTCGTATGGGTAAAGGTAAGGGCTCCGTGGAATACTGGGTTGCCCAGATTCAGCCAGGCAAAGTCCTGTATGAAATCGAAGGTGTTTCTGAAGAGCTGGCGCGCGAAGCTTTCGCCCTGGCTGCTGCAAAGCTGCCTCTCGCCACCTCCTTTGTTAAGCGGACGGTGATGTGA
- the rpsE gene encoding 30S ribosomal protein S5, with translation MANNDQKRDEGYIEKLVQVNRVAKTVKGGRIFTFTALTVVGDGKGRVGFGRGKSREVPAAIQKAMEAARRNMIQVDLKGTTLQYATKAAHGASKVYMQPASEGTGIIAGGAMRAVLEVAGVQNVLAKCYGSTNPVNVVYATFKGLKAMQSPESIAAKRGKSVEEIF, from the coding sequence ATGGCAAATAACGATCAAAAGCGCGACGAAGGCTACATCGAGAAGCTGGTTCAAGTTAACCGCGTTGCCAAAACCGTAAAAGGCGGCCGTATCTTCACCTTCACCGCGCTGACCGTGGTAGGTGATGGCAAAGGTCGTGTTGGCTTCGGCCGTGGCAAGTCGCGCGAAGTACCTGCTGCGATCCAGAAGGCTATGGAAGCTGCTCGCCGCAACATGATCCAGGTTGACCTGAAGGGCACCACCCTGCAGTACGCCACCAAGGCTGCCCACGGCGCCTCGAAGGTTTACATGCAGCCTGCTTCGGAAGGTACCGGTATCATCGCCGGTGGCGCAATGCGTGCTGTCCTGGAAGTTGCTGGTGTTCAGAACGTTCTGGCCAAGTGCTACGGTTCGACCAACCCTGTGAACGTGGTTTACGCCACCTTCAAGGGTCTGAAAGCCATGCAATCTCCTGAATCCATTGCTGCCAAGCGCGGCAAGAGCGTTGAGGAGATCTTCTGA
- the rplO gene encoding 50S ribosomal protein L15, translating into MKLNDLSPAPGSRREKHRPGRGIGSGLGKTGGRGHKGQTSRSGGTIAPGFEGGQQPLHRRLPKFGFVSLKAMDRAEVRLSELAKVEGDVISVQSLKDANVIGQNVQRVKIMLSGEVTRAVTIKGIAATKGARAAIEAAGGKFEE; encoded by the coding sequence ATGAAACTCAATGATCTGAGTCCAGCGCCGGGTTCCCGTCGCGAGAAGCATCGTCCGGGTCGTGGTATCGGTAGCGGTTTGGGCAAGACTGGTGGCCGTGGTCACAAAGGTCAGACCTCCCGTTCCGGTGGCACCATCGCTCCGGGCTTCGAAGGCGGTCAACAGCCGCTGCACCGTCGTCTGCCGAAATTCGGCTTCGTTTCCCTGAAAGCCATGGACCGCGCCGAAGTGCGTCTGTCCGAGCTGGCCAAGGTGGAAGGCGACGTGATCTCCGTGCAATCCCTGAAGGATGCCAACGTGATCGGCCAGAACGTACAGCGCGTGAAAATCATGCTGTCTGGCGAAGTCACTCGCGCAGTCACCATCAAGGGTATCGCAGCCACCAAGGGTGCGCGTGCGGCTATCGAAGCAGCTGGCGGCAAGTTCGAGGAATAA
- the rplV gene encoding 50S ribosomal protein L22, protein MEVAAKLSGARISAQKARLVADQIRGKKVGEALNLLAFSSKKAAEIMKKVLESAVANAEHNEGADVDDLKVSTVFVNEGRSLKRIMPRAKGRADRIVKRSCHITVKVADK, encoded by the coding sequence ATGGAAGTAGCCGCTAAGTTGTCGGGCGCTCGCATCTCCGCCCAGAAAGCCCGCTTGGTCGCCGACCAGATCCGCGGGAAGAAGGTGGGCGAAGCGCTCAACCTGTTGGCCTTCAGCAGCAAAAAAGCCGCTGAAATCATGAAGAAAGTCCTCGAGTCGGCCGTAGCCAACGCCGAACACAACGAAGGCGCAGACGTTGATGACCTGAAGGTCTCCACCGTCTTCGTCAACGAAGGGCGTTCGCTGAAGCGCATCATGCCACGTGCCAAGGGCCGTGCTGATCGCATCGTCAAGCGGTCTTGCCATATCACTGTCAAGGTTGCGGACAAGTAA
- the rpsK gene encoding 30S ribosomal protein S11 codes for MAKPAARPRKKVKKTVVDGIAHIHASFNNTIVTITDRQGNALSWATSGGSGFRGSRKSTPFAAQIAAERAGQAALEYGLKNLDVNVKGPGPGRESAVRALNSCGYKIASITDVTPIPHNGCRPPKKRRV; via the coding sequence ATGGCAAAACCTGCTGCTCGTCCTCGTAAGAAAGTCAAAAAGACAGTGGTTGATGGCATCGCCCACATCCATGCCTCTTTCAACAACACCATCGTGACCATCACCGACCGTCAGGGCAACGCTTTGTCCTGGGCGACCTCCGGTGGTTCGGGTTTCCGTGGTTCGCGCAAATCCACCCCGTTCGCAGCTCAGATCGCTGCTGAGCGTGCTGGTCAAGCTGCGCTGGAATACGGTCTGAAGAACCTCGACGTGAACGTCAAGGGTCCAGGTCCAGGTCGTGAGTCCGCCGTTCGTGCACTGAACAGCTGCGGCTACAAGATCGCCAGCATCACCGACGTGACGCCAATCCCGCACAACGGGTGCCGTCCGCCGAAGAAGCGTCGCGTGTAA
- the rpmC gene encoding 50S ribosomal protein L29 produces MKANELREKSAQQLNEQLLGLLRDQFNLRMQKATGQLGQSHLLSQVKRDIARVKTVLNQQAGK; encoded by the coding sequence ATGAAAGCGAATGAACTTCGTGAAAAATCGGCACAGCAACTGAATGAGCAACTGCTCGGCTTGCTGCGCGACCAGTTCAATCTGCGTATGCAGAAAGCAACTGGCCAGTTGGGGCAGTCGCACCTGCTCTCGCAAGTTAAGCGTGACATCGCTCGCGTGAAAACTGTGCTCAACCAGCAGGCAGGTAAGTGA
- the rplF gene encoding 50S ribosomal protein L6 — protein MSRVAKNPVKLPAGVEVKFAGQQLSVKGAKGTLELNVHSSVEVTEEAGELRFAARNGDQQARAMAGTTRALVNNMVQGVSQGFERKLQLIGVGYKAQAKGTVLNLALGFSHPVDYELPAGITAETPSQTDILIKGIDKQLVGQVAAEIRDFRPPEPYKGKGVRYADEVVRRKEAKKK, from the coding sequence ATGTCTCGCGTCGCTAAGAACCCCGTTAAGCTGCCAGCAGGCGTCGAAGTCAAATTCGCCGGCCAGCAGCTTTCGGTGAAGGGTGCCAAAGGCACTCTCGAACTGAACGTTCACTCGTCTGTTGAAGTTACCGAAGAAGCTGGTGAGCTGCGTTTCGCTGCTCGCAACGGTGACCAGCAAGCTCGCGCCATGGCCGGTACCACCCGCGCTCTGGTGAACAACATGGTCCAGGGCGTAAGCCAAGGCTTCGAGCGCAAGCTCCAGCTGATCGGTGTTGGTTACAAGGCACAGGCCAAGGGCACCGTCCTGAACCTGGCTCTGGGCTTCTCGCACCCAGTGGACTACGAACTGCCAGCCGGTATCACCGCTGAAACCCCAAGCCAGACCGACATCCTGATCAAGGGTATCGACAAGCAGCTGGTGGGTCAGGTGGCCGCTGAAATCCGCGACTTCCGTCCGCCAGAGCCTTACAAAGGCAAGGGTGTGCGTTACGCGGACGAAGTAGTCCGTCGTAAAGAAGCCAAGAAGAAGTAG
- the rplX gene encoding 50S ribosomal protein L24 yields MQKIRRDDEIIVIAGKDKGKRGKVLKVLADNRLVVGGVNLVKRHTKPNPMAGVQGGIVEKEAPLHASNVAIFNGETNKADRVGFKVEDGKKIRVFKSTQKAVDA; encoded by the coding sequence ATGCAAAAGATTCGTCGTGACGACGAGATCATCGTGATCGCCGGCAAAGACAAGGGTAAGCGCGGTAAGGTGCTGAAGGTTCTGGCTGACAACCGTCTGGTTGTTGGTGGTGTGAACCTGGTCAAGCGTCATACCAAGCCTAACCCGATGGCGGGCGTACAGGGCGGTATCGTCGAGAAAGAAGCGCCTCTGCACGCTTCCAACGTTGCCATCTTCAACGGTGAAACCAACAAGGCTGACCGCGTTGGTTTCAAAGTAGAAGACGGTAAAAAAATTCGTGTCTTCAAGTCGACCCAAAAAGCGGTTGATGCTTGA
- the rpsC gene encoding 30S ribosomal protein S3, with amino-acid sequence MGQKVHPTGIRLGIVKEHTSVWYADGATYADYLLKDLKTREYLQDKLKSASVSRIDIHRPAQTARITIHTARPGIVIGKKGEDVEKLRQDLTKQMGVPVHINIEEIRKPELDAMLVAQSVAQQLERRVMFRRAMKRAVQNAMRIGAKGIKIQVSGRLGGAEIARTEWYREGRVPLHTLRADIDYNTYEAHTTYGVIGVKVWIFKGEVIGGRQEELKPQAPAPRKKAAK; translated from the coding sequence ATGGGTCAGAAAGTACATCCCACTGGCATTCGCCTGGGAATCGTCAAGGAGCACACCTCCGTCTGGTACGCAGACGGTGCTACTTACGCAGATTACCTGTTGAAGGATCTGAAAACGCGTGAGTACCTCCAGGACAAACTAAAAAGCGCGTCCGTAAGCCGTATCGATATTCATCGTCCGGCTCAAACTGCACGCATCACCATCCACACCGCTCGTCCCGGTATCGTTATCGGTAAGAAAGGTGAAGATGTCGAGAAGCTGCGTCAGGACCTGACCAAGCAGATGGGTGTGCCTGTGCACATCAACATCGAAGAGATCCGCAAGCCGGAACTCGACGCCATGCTGGTTGCGCAGAGCGTAGCTCAGCAGCTGGAACGCCGCGTAATGTTCCGTCGCGCCATGAAGCGCGCCGTACAGAACGCCATGCGTATTGGTGCCAAGGGCATCAAGATCCAGGTGAGCGGTCGTCTCGGCGGTGCTGAGATTGCTCGTACCGAGTGGTATCGCGAAGGTCGTGTGCCTCTGCACACCCTGCGTGCCGATATCGACTACAACACCTACGAAGCTCACACCACTTACGGTGTGATCGGTGTGAAGGTTTGGATCTTCAAAGGCGAAGTGATTGGTGGTCGCCAAGAAGAACTGAAACCACAAGCACCAGCGCCTCGTAAAAAAGCTGCTAAGTAA
- the rpsD gene encoding 30S ribosomal protein S4, whose amino-acid sequence MARYIGPKCKLSRREGTDLFLKSGVRALESKCNIEAAPGIHGQRRGRQSDYGTQLREKQKVRRIYGVLERQFRGYYQAAASKKGATGENLLQLLECRLDNVVYRMGFGSTRAESRQLVSHKAISVNGKTVNIPSYQVRPGDVVAVREKSSNQLRIVQALELCAQRGRVEWVDVDAAKKSGVFKNVPARSDLSADINENLIVELYSK is encoded by the coding sequence ATGGCACGTTACATTGGTCCAAAATGCAAACTGTCTCGCCGTGAAGGCACTGACCTGTTCCTGAAGAGCGGCGTTCGCGCTCTGGAATCGAAGTGCAACATCGAAGCAGCCCCAGGTATCCACGGCCAGCGCCGTGGCCGTCAGTCCGACTACGGTACCCAGCTGCGCGAGAAGCAAAAAGTTCGTCGTATCTACGGTGTTCTGGAGCGTCAGTTCCGCGGTTACTACCAGGCTGCAGCCTCGAAAAAAGGCGCAACCGGTGAGAACCTGCTGCAACTGCTCGAGTGCCGTCTGGATAACGTCGTCTACCGTATGGGCTTCGGTTCGACTCGCGCCGAATCCCGTCAGCTGGTTTCGCACAAAGCGATCAGCGTCAACGGTAAGACTGTGAACATTCCATCCTACCAAGTTCGTCCGGGTGACGTGGTCGCGGTTCGCGAGAAGTCGTCGAACCAGCTGCGCATTGTTCAAGCCCTTGAACTGTGCGCCCAGCGTGGCCGCGTTGAGTGGGTTGATGTGGATGCTGCTAAAAAGTCGGGCGTTTTCAAGAACGTTCCTGCTCGCAGCGACCTGTCTGCCGACATCAACGAGAACCTGATTGTCGAGCTCTACTCCAAGTAA
- the rpsN gene encoding 30S ribosomal protein S14, with amino-acid sequence MAKKSMKNRELKRQLTVAKFAKKRAELKATIVNLNASPEERFAAVVALQKQPRDASASRLRNRCRLTGRPHGVYRKFGLGRNMLRQAAMRGDVPGLVKASW; translated from the coding sequence ATGGCCAAGAAGAGCATGAAAAACCGCGAGCTGAAGCGTCAGCTCACGGTAGCCAAGTTCGCTAAGAAGCGTGCTGAGCTGAAAGCGACCATCGTCAACCTGAACGCCTCTCCTGAAGAGCGTTTCGCTGCCGTTGTCGCTCTGCAGAAGCAGCCACGTGACGCTAGCGCCTCGCGCCTGCGCAACCGTTGCCGCCTGACCGGTCGTCCTCACGGTGTATACCGTAAGTTCGGCCTGGGCCGTAACATGCTGCGTCAAGCTGCAATGCGCGGTGACGTACCGGGTCTGGTCAAGGCCTCCTGGTAA
- the rplR gene encoding 50S ribosomal protein L18, with protein MTDKKVTRLRRARKARLKMHELEVVRLCVFRSSQHIYAQVISADGSKVLASASTLDKELRDGATGNIDAATKVGKLVAERAKAAGVSQVAFDRSGFKYHGRVKALADAAREGGLEF; from the coding sequence ATGACCGACAAAAAAGTTACTCGACTGCGTCGCGCTCGCAAAGCACGCCTCAAGATGCACGAACTCGAAGTCGTGCGCCTGTGCGTGTTCCGCTCCTCGCAGCACATCTACGCCCAGGTCATTTCGGCCGACGGCAGCAAGGTTCTGGCAAGCGCCTCGACCTTGGACAAAGAACTGCGTGATGGCGCCACTGGCAACATCGACGCGGCCACTAAGGTTGGCAAGCTGGTAGCTGAGCGTGCGAAAGCCGCCGGTGTATCTCAAGTTGCCTTTGACCGTTCCGGCTTCAAGTACCACGGCCGCGTCAAGGCGCTGGCTGATGCTGCTCGTGAAGGCGGGCTGGAGTTCTAA